A stretch of Rhinoderma darwinii isolate aRhiDar2 chromosome 4, aRhiDar2.hap1, whole genome shotgun sequence DNA encodes these proteins:
- the LOC142759430 gene encoding vomeronasal type-2 receptor 26-like — protein sequence MSIKINQGMGEREEVREREEIGERERTRERQRMEEMEGIPVPLYYKYLLTFRFAIEEINRDQTILPNISLGYHVYDSCSDSKKAVKSVLQILSGLRTTVPNYSCTGQRKVAGFIGDHSSVTTVSMALILALYRYSQISFGATSSVLNNRNLYPTFYRTIQSDQMLYLVLSKMIQFFRWTWVGILFSDDESGNEEMQLLTQYLTKDGICVAYTIKVQFVPRQFQHIIGERNSEIIRQSSARVIILCGTYTPHLSDQLYAIRGVLHDKTLVFGPAFASMIFLVENQIEAFTGSLALEPSPLPVPDMRSFYESFRTISHPEDMLLAHIWLFRQHCLSRDPQINIIHQSVYKKPLYNCSETLRLHRYLGSQKDINGNRLFFENGDFSTQYSIVNWLILKNGSLVLKYVGSTNSIENHSTFNINVEWILWKNNINKVPKSQCSENCLPGTRKVSKSRIFSCCYDCVQCSPGEISNLTDSESCMKCTDLDWPNEKKDRCVPRLLEFLSYTDDTIVLVICLVSIIFCFLSFMILMTFILYQDTAIVKANNRNLSFLLLVSIMLSFLCVFLFLGHPVDLTCLLRQVSFVILFSVAVSCVLAKTVMVCIAFRATKPGSAWKRWIGSKWSNSLVLFCSSIQVMICMVWLTLAPPFPELDIHSYQGKIIVQCNEGSVIGFYSVLGYMGVLAAVSFITAFLARTLPDSFNEAKYITFSMLVFCSVWIAMIPAYLSTKGKYMVAVEIFAILSSSAGLLGCIFFPKCYIILWRPELNSRTHLLEGGTR from the exons ACCCGTGCCTCTGTATTACAAGTATCTTCTGACTTTCCGTTTCGCCATTGAGGAAATTAACCGAGATCAGACAATTTTACCTAATATCTCTCTGGGATATCACGTATACGACTCGTGCTCCGATAGCAAGAAAGCTGTGAAAAGTGTCCTACAGATTTTATCAGGACTAAGAACGACCGTCCCCAATTATTCCTGTACCGGGCAGAGGAAGGTAGCTGGTTTTATTGGAGATCACAGTTCAGTGACTACCGTGTCCATGGCTCTGATACTGGCATTATACCGATACTCACAA ATCAGCTTCGGTGCTACAAGTTCTGTTCTAAACAATCGAAATCTTTACCCAACGTTTTACCGAACAATACAAAGTGACCAGATGCTTTACTTGGTGTTATCTAAGATGATCCAGTTCTTTAGATGGACATGGGTTGGAATCCTATTTTCAGATGATGAGAGTGGTAATGAAGAGATGCAGCTTTTGACACAATATCTGACCAAGGATGGAATCTGTGTGGCCTACACCATAAAAGTACAGTTTGTGCCCCGACAATTTCAACATATTATTGGAGAAAGGAACTCTGAGATTATTAGACAGTCATCAGCCCGGGTTATTATACTCTGTGGGACATATACTCCACATCTTTCAGATCAGTTATATGCAATACGGGGTGTGCTCCATGATAAGACTCTGGTCTTCGGTCCGGCTTTTGCTTCAATGATATTTCTTGTGGAGAATCAAATAGAAGCATTTACTGGGAGTTTGGCTCTTGAACCTTCTCCACTGCCTGTACCAGATATGAGAAGCTTCTATGAAAGTTTCCGGACCATAAGTCATCCAGAAGATATGTTACTGGCTCATATATGGTTGTTTAGACAGCACTGTTTATCAAGAGATCCTCAGATTAATATAATCCATCAATCCGTATACAAGAAGCCTCTTTATAACTGTTCTGAGACACTACGG CTTCACCGTTATCTGGGAAGCCAAAAAGATATTAATGGAAATCGTCTCTTCTTTGAAAATGGAGATTTCTCCACACAATATTCCATTGTGAATTGGCTCATTTTAAAGAACGGATCGCTTGTATTAAAATATGTTGGATCTACAAACTCgatagaaaaccattctacatttAATATCAATGTTGAGTGGATCTTATGGAAGAACAACATCAACAAG GTCCCCAAATCTCAGTGTTCAGAGAATTGTTTACCAGGAACCCGGAAAGTCTCAAAGTCCAGAATCTTTTCCTGCTGCTATGATTGTGTCCAGTGCTCCCCTGGAGAAATCTCCAACTTGACAG ACAGTGAAAGCTGCATGAAATGTACAGACCTCGACTGGCCCAATGAGAAGAAGGATCGTTGTGTTCCTAGATTGCTGGAATTTCTCTCCTACACAGATGACACAATCGTCCTGGTTATTTGTCTGGTTTCCATTATATTTTGTTTCCTTTCATTCATGATTCTTATGACTTTTATTTTGTACCAAGACACGGCCATTGTGAAAGCCAATAACAGAAACCTGAGCTTCCTTCTCTTGGTCTCCATCATGCTGAGCTTCCTCTGTGTCTTCTTGTTCCTTGGACATCCAGTGGACCTCACTTGCCTGCTACGTCAGGTCTCATTTGTAATTCTCTTCTCAGTAGCTGTTTCTTGTGTCTTGGCCAAAACCGTCATGGTTTGCATCGCTTTCAGAGCCACCAAGCCTGGCAGCGCCTGGAAACGCTGGATTGGAAGCAAGTGGTCAAATTCTCTGGTGTTGTTCTGCTCATCCATCCAAGTAATGATCTGTATGGTTTGGTTGACTCTAGCACCTCCCTTCCCGGAGCTGGACATACACTCCTATCAGGGAAAGATCATTGTGCAGTGTAATGAGGGCTCGGTTATTGGGTTCTACTCTGTCCTGGGTTATATGGGGGTCTTGGCGGCTGTTAGTTTTATTACAGCTTTTTTAGCTCGGACATTACCGGACAGTTTTAATGAGGCCAAGTACATCACCTTCAGCATGCTGGTGTTCTGCAGTGTCTGGATAGCCATGATCCCGGCTTATCTGAGTACCAAAGGGAAATACATGGTGGCTGTGGAGATATTTGCCATATTATCCTCAAGTGCTGGACTTTTAGGGTGCATATTCTTCCCAAAATGCTACATTATCCTATGGAGACCAGAACTGAACTCAAGAACACATTTACTGGAGGGAGGAACCAGatga